From the genome of Vigna angularis cultivar LongXiaoDou No.4 chromosome 11, ASM1680809v1, whole genome shotgun sequence, one region includes:
- the LOC108334130 gene encoding phytosulfokine receptor 2, with the protein MVLLRCFSMTLLQWCFLACLVYLSLGLNNNQAPCDPHDLSALKKFAGKLTSGSIIAAWSNDSVCCNWRGVVCDNVTGGGGTVTSRVTKLILPEMGLNGTISASLAQLDQLSVLNLSLNHLKGGLPVEFSQLKLLKFLDVSHNMLSGPVAGTLSGLQSIEVLNISSNSLSGVLFPFGEFPRLLALNVSNNSFTGGFNSQICSATKELHTLDLSANNFIGGLEGLDNCTTSLQRLHLDSNSFTGPLPDSLYSMSALEELSVSSNNISGQLSKQLSKLSNLKILVLCGNRFSGELPDVFGDLLQLEELEAHGNSFSGPLPSTLASCSKLRVLNLRNNSFSGPIGLNFTGLSNLQTLDLATNHFTGHLPTSLSFCRELKVLSLARNGLTGSIPENYANLSSLLFVSFSNNSIENLSRAVSVLQQCKNLTTLILTKNFHGEEIRESTIVGFESLMILALGNCGLKGHIPSWLSNCRKLAVLDLSWNRLNGSVPSWIGQMDSLFYMDFSNNSLTGEIPKSLTELKGLMCANCNRENLAAFAFIPLFVKRNTSASGLQYNQASSFPPSIYLSNNILSGNIWPEIGQLKALHVLDLSRNNITGTIPSTISEMENLETLDLSYNDLTGEIPSSFNNLTFLSKFSVAYNRLEGSIPTGNQFLGFPSSSFEGNQGLCREIDSPCKIVNNTKPISSSGSSKKLGRSNVLGITISIGIGLALLLAFILLRMSRRDDDKPIDNYDEELNSRPHRLSEALVSSKLVLFQNSDCKDLTVADLLKSTNNFNQANIIGCGGFGLVYKAYLPNGTKAAIKRLSGDCGQMEREFQAEVEALSRAQHKNLVSLKGYCRHGNDRLLIYSYLENGSLDYWLHECVDESAALKWDARLKIAQGAARGLAYLHKGCEPFIVHRDVKSSNILLDDKFEAHLADFGLSRLLQPYDTHVTTDLVGTLGYIPPEYSQTLTATFRGDVYSFGVVLLELLTARRPVEVIKGKNCRNLVSWVFQMKSENKEQEIFDPAIWHKDHEKQLLEVLAIACKCLDQDPRQRPAIEVVVSWLDSVRFDGSQQ; encoded by the coding sequence ATGGTGCTGCTCAGATGTTTCTCAATGACACTTTTGCAATGGTGTTTTTTGGCTTGCTTAGTTTACTTGTCACTAGGGCTTAATAATAATCAAGCCCCCTGTGACCCTCATGATTTATCAGCTCTGAAGAAGTTTGCAGGAAAACTTACAAGTGGCTCTATCATCGCAGCATGGTCCAATGACTCTGTCTGCTGCAACTGGCGTGGAGTTGTTTGTGACAATGTGACTGGAGGTGGTGGAACAGTTACGAGTAGAGTGACCAAGTTGATCCTGCCTGAAATGGGTCTCAATGGTACAATTTCAGCCTCTTTAGCACAGCTAGATCAGCTCAGTGTGCTGAATCTTTCATTAAATCACCTTAAAGGTGGATTGCCTGTGGAGTTCTCCCAGTTGAAGCTTTTGAAGTTCCTTGATGTGAGCCATAATATGCTGTCTGGACCTGTTGCTGGAACTCTTTCTGGTCTGCAATCCATTGAAGTATTGAATATTTCTAGCAATTCACTTTCTGGAGTTCTCTTCCCTTTTGGGGAGTTCCCTCGTCTCCTTGCTCTCAACGTGAGCAACAATTCATTCACCGGCGGCTTCAATTCACAAATTTGCAGTGCTACCAAAGAACTTCACACCCTTGATTTGTCAGCAAATAATTttattggtggtcttgaaggcTTGGACAACTGCACCACATCTCTCCAACGGCTGCATCTGGATTCCAATTCATTTACTGGCCCTCTTCCAGATTCCTTGTATTCAATGTCAGCCTTGGAGGAGCTCTCAGTCTCTTCCAACAATATTTCTGGCCAGTTAAGCAAGCAACTAAGTAAGCTCTCTAACCTAAAAATTCTGGTGCTTTGTGGAAACAGGTTTTCTGGGGAACTTCCAGATGTATTTGGGGATCTTTTGCAGCTAGAAGAATTAGAAGCTCATGGCAATTCATTTTCTGGACCCTTGCCCTCCACCTTGGCTTCATGCTCTAAGCTTAGGGTGCTTAACCTCCGAAATAATTCCTTTTCAGGGCCTATTGGCCTTAATTTCACTGGCTTGTCTAATCTTCAAACACTCGACCTTGCTACTAATCATTTCACTGGACACCTTCCAACTTCCCTGTCCTTTTGTCGTGAATTGAAGGTTTTAAGCCTTGCTAGGAATGGCTTAACTGGCTCTATCCCTGAAAACTATGCAAACCTAAGCTCACTTTTGTTTGTATCCTTTTCAAACAACAGCATTGAGAACTTATCTCGGGCAGTATCTGTTTTGCAGCAGTGCAAAAATCTCACCACTCTTATCCTCACCAAGAATTTCCATGGTGAGGAAATTCGGGAAAGTACCATAGTAGGATTTGAGAGCCTTATGATTTTAGCACTTGGAAATTGTGGTCTTAAAGGTCACATTCCTTCTTGGTTATCCAATTGCAGGAAGTTGGCAGTTCTTGACTTGTCTTGGAACCGTTTGAATGGCAGTGTTCCTTCTTGGATTGGTCAGATGGACAGTTTGTTCTATATGGATTTCTCGAATAATTCTCTCACAGGAGAAATACCGAAAAGTTTGACAGAGTTGAAGGGCCTCATGTGTGCAAACTGTAATAGAGAAAATCTTGCTGCTTTTGCATTCATTCCTCTCTTTGTTAAGAGAAACACAAGTGCAAGTGGACTGCAATATAACCAGGCCTCAAGCTTCCCTCCTTCAATTTACTTGAGCAATAACATATTGAGTGGAAATATATGGCCCGAAATTGGTCAATTGAAAGCACTACATGTCTTGGATTTAAGCAGGAACAACATCACTGGTACCATTCCTAGCACTATTTCAGAGATGGAGAACTTGGAAACCTTAGATTTGTCTTATAATGATCTTACTGGAGAAATTCCTTCATCATTTAACAACCTAACTTTCTTGTCAAAGTTCAGTGTGGCATATAATCGGTTAGAGGGATCAATTCCAACTGGGAATCAATTTTTAGGCTTCCCAAGTTCAAGCTTTGAGGGAAACCAAGGGCTTTGTAGGGAAATTGATTCTCCTTGCAAAATTGTCAACAATACTAAGCCCATCAGTTCTTCCGGTTCTTCCAAAAAGCTTGGTAGAAGCAATGTCCTCGGCATAACAATAAGTATAGGGATAGGGCTTGCACTGCTTCTTGCATTTATTTTGCTAAGAATGTCAAGGAGGGATGATGATAAGCCCATCGACAACTATGATGAGGAACTCAATAGCAGGCCACACAGGTTATCCGAGGCACTTGTTTCCTCAAAGTTGGTTCTTTTCCAGAATTCAGATTGCAAGGATCTTACAGTTGCAGATTTGTTAAAATCCACAAACAATTTCAACCAGGCAAATATTATTGGTTGTGGTGGGTTTGGTCTTGTCTACAAGGCATATCTTCCAAATGGTACAAAAGCAGCTATCAAGAGACTTTCAGGTGACTGTGGTCAGATGGAACGTGAATTCCAAGCTGAAGTAGAGGCCCTCTCAAGAGCTCAACACAAGAACCTTGTTTCTCTGAAAGGATATTGTCGGCATGGCAATGACAGACTGTTAATATACTCGTACTTGGAGAATGGAAGCTTGGATTATTGGCTGCATGAGTGTGTGGATGAAAGCGCAGCTCTAAAATGGGATGCAAGACTGAAGATTGCACAAGGTGCTGCACGTGGATTAGCTTACTTGCATAAGGGTTGTGAACCATTCATAGTGCATCGTGATGTTAAATCCAGCAACATTCTTTTGGATGACAAGTTTGAAGCTCATTTGGCTGATTTTGGTCTCTCACGACTACTTCAACCATATGACACTCATGTGACAACTGACTTGGTAGGAACTTTAGGATATATTCCTCCAGAATATAGTCAGACACTGACAGCAACCTTCAGGGGTGATGTTTATAGTTTTGGTGTTGTTCTTCTTGAGCTTCTAACAGCTAGAAGACCTGTGGAAGTCATTAAGGGGAAAAATTGCAGAAATCTGGTTTCTTGGGTGTTCCAGATGAAATCTGAGAATAAGGAGCAGGAAATTTTTGATCCAGCAATTTGGCATAAGGATCATGAGAAACAGCTACTAGAGGTGCTTGCCATTGCTTGTAAATGTCTAGACCAAGATCCTAGGCAGAGACCCGCTATTGAAGTAGTTGTTTCATGGCTTgatagtgtaagatttgatggTTCTCAACAGTGA